In a genomic window of Candidatus Eisenbacteria bacterium:
- a CDS encoding phosphate uptake regulator PhoU, with the protein MVWKKLLGLFEKDSLCEEAYRECLVMLRDSKSMFDDAVASLWTHGTPEVDIYKRDRRINRFERKVRRDIVTHLAVNSNPDITGALVLTAIVIDIERLGDYAKNIVELASAHPKVFHGGELEGEIKEIEATVTRLFENIPGALASSDADKARQIIGDHQMVADRIEDLVQDLIAGKVMARDSGEAVTAALYLRYLKRISAHLKNVATSVVNPYYRIGFREKTNPDDEPEKIENDGDE; encoded by the coding sequence ATGGTGTGGAAGAAACTGCTCGGTCTTTTCGAAAAGGACAGTCTTTGCGAAGAGGCATATCGAGAATGCTTGGTCATGCTCCGCGACTCGAAGAGCATGTTCGACGACGCGGTCGCCTCGCTCTGGACCCATGGAACGCCCGAGGTGGACATCTATAAACGGGACCGGAGGATCAACCGTTTCGAGCGCAAGGTGCGCCGGGACATCGTGACTCACCTCGCCGTAAACTCCAATCCGGACATCACCGGCGCGCTGGTGCTCACCGCCATCGTCATCGACATCGAGAGGCTGGGCGATTACGCGAAAAACATCGTCGAGCTGGCCTCGGCCCATCCCAAAGTCTTTCACGGCGGCGAGTTGGAGGGCGAGATCAAGGAGATCGAGGCGACGGTCACGCGGCTCTTCGAGAACATCCCGGGGGCGCTGGCGAGTTCCGACGCGGACAAGGCGCGACAGATCATCGGTGATCATCAGATGGTGGCGGACCGGATCGAGGATCTGGTCCAGGACCTGATCGCCGGGAAGGTGATGGCCCGCGACTCCGGCGAGGCGGTCACGGCGGCTCTCTACCTCCGTTATCTGAAGCGGATCAGCGCGCACCTGAAGAACGTGGCGACCAGCGTCGTGAACCCCTACTACCGGATCGGCTTCCGGGAGAAAACGAATCCCGACGACGAACCGGAAAAGATCGAAAACGACGGGGACGAATAA
- a CDS encoding C69 family dipeptidase produces MNRGVFRNGFLLAATLLASFSAAEACTDILVTKGASADGSVMITYSCDGEFHPLLRIREPADHQAGDSLEIVDWGGKLRGKIAEIPHTYRVIRQMNEHQLAIGETTFDGRPELQNPEGLLHYWDLMQIALQRARTAREAIRVMTELVDEHGYRSTGESFSIADTEEAWILEMIGPGPGGRGALWVAVRLPDGTISCHANKARIGTFPLDDPENCLYAPNVIRFAEERGWYDSDSDAPFRFCDVYCPPTARTLRYTAGRVWSVFRRAAPSREFSPDYFRGVPGAEPYPLWIEPDEKISTEGLFALMRDHYEGTDFDMTRGVDAGPYGSPYRWRPIDWSVDGETYTWERPISTQQTGFSVVTQSRADLPDPVGGVIWYGVDDTYMTCYTPLYCCIDRAPPSWSTGSLDRFTWDSAWWVFNFVSNISSLRYADMLPEILAAQRELERDALALQPAVERTAAELARTDPELMRRYLTDYSVSRAERVVERWRDLGEHLLTKFNDGYVKDENGRPQNAGYPEAWLRDVIRLRPDAFRIAPDDSAGWRLVD; encoded by the coding sequence ATGAACAGGGGCGTTTTCCGAAACGGGTTTCTCCTCGCCGCGACGCTTCTCGCGTCTTTCTCCGCGGCGGAAGCGTGCACGGACATTCTGGTCACGAAGGGGGCGTCGGCGGACGGCTCGGTGATGATCACCTACAGCTGCGACGGCGAGTTTCACCCGCTCCTCCGTATCCGGGAGCCGGCGGATCACCAGGCGGGCGATTCGCTGGAGATCGTCGATTGGGGCGGAAAGCTCCGCGGCAAGATCGCGGAGATCCCGCACACCTATCGCGTGATCCGGCAGATGAACGAGCACCAGCTCGCCATCGGCGAGACCACCTTCGACGGCCGGCCGGAGCTGCAGAACCCGGAAGGGCTCCTCCATTACTGGGACCTGATGCAGATCGCCCTGCAGCGCGCGCGCACCGCCCGCGAGGCGATTCGAGTGATGACCGAACTCGTCGACGAGCACGGCTACCGCTCCACCGGCGAGTCCTTCTCCATCGCCGATACCGAGGAGGCGTGGATCCTGGAGATGATCGGACCGGGGCCGGGTGGACGCGGCGCGCTTTGGGTGGCGGTTCGCCTCCCGGATGGGACGATCTCCTGCCACGCCAACAAGGCGCGGATCGGGACCTTCCCGCTCGACGATCCGGAGAACTGTCTTTACGCGCCGAACGTGATCCGTTTCGCCGAGGAGCGTGGCTGGTACGATTCCGACTCGGACGCGCCCTTCCGTTTTTGCGACGTCTACTGCCCGCCCACGGCGCGCACCCTCCGGTACACCGCCGGACGGGTATGGAGCGTCTTCCGCCGCGCCGCTCCCTCCCGCGAATTCTCGCCCGACTATTTCCGCGGCGTGCCGGGCGCCGAGCCGTACCCGCTCTGGATCGAGCCGGACGAGAAGATCTCCACGGAGGGTCTCTTCGCGCTGATGCGCGACCACTACGAGGGAACCGACTTCGACATGACCCGCGGCGTCGACGCCGGCCCCTACGGCTCTCCCTATCGCTGGCGCCCCATCGATTGGAGCGTGGACGGCGAAACCTACACGTGGGAGCGGCCGATCTCGACGCAGCAAACCGGGTTTTCGGTGGTGACCCAGTCCCGGGCGGACCTCCCCGACCCGGTGGGGGGCGTGATCTGGTATGGCGTGGACGACACCTACATGACCTGCTATACGCCCCTCTACTGCTGCATCGATCGGGCGCCCCCCTCTTGGTCGACCGGATCGCTGGATCGATTCACCTGGGACTCGGCGTGGTGGGTGTTCAACTTCGTCTCCAACATCTCCTCCCTTCGCTACGCCGACATGCTCCCCGAGATCCTGGCGGCGCAGCGGGAGCTGGAGAGGGACGCCCTCGCCCTCCAACCGGCGGTGGAGCGGACCGCGGCGGAACTCGCCCGAACCGACCCGGAACTGATGAGGCGTTACCTGACCGACTATTCGGTTTCACGCGCCGAACGCGTTGTCGAGCGCTGGCGCGATCTCGGCGAGCATCTGCTCACCAAGTTCAACGATGGATACGTGAAGGACGAAAACGGGCGCCCGCAAAACGCGGGATATCCGGAGGCGTGGCTCCGGGACGTTATCCGGCTCCGGCCGGACGCCTTCCGGATCGCGCCGGACGATTCGGCGGGATGGCGCCTGGTCGACTGA
- a CDS encoding alpha/beta fold hydrolase — MSRVWLFLLFAALLRATAAALRADPPRRSLRAAGWAVAMVSTWIAASGAGAWTPLGPALLAAVLGAPIEWRRRRTILRLAAEGGVFLLAGFLSVPPLAPLRTAAFLLLWVPFGFTLDRLFLRRGAMLRWAAALLPLFAVAAIRLLHPWAVSGAWRTLVPAIAPSRVVFLAFGPAPRADRIVLPGGAVAWFERSPEGDGAPGAVLLHGADRRGSAQAAAQALRRALRDAGYAVLAVDHPGYGESPLPDTSAIETWDPLPDEAAAFDTLRAICGGAPVIVVGHSMGVREAVRLVGARPDAAGAALFGGSLEKRGPQSDYWYERFHTDRRLDRRISREKVDRICALYYDTLPLIRLLPANRTRILFVRFGREHEDVEAMRDVLFARLPAPKESWDLLGTDHYFNSGARIGLVAGDLRAIRRASALLRRFREGTPR; from the coding sequence ATGAGCCGGGTTTGGCTTTTTCTGCTCTTCGCGGCGCTTCTCCGCGCGACCGCGGCGGCGCTCCGCGCCGATCCGCCCCGCCGATCCTTACGCGCGGCCGGTTGGGCCGTCGCGATGGTCTCCACATGGATCGCCGCTTCCGGAGCCGGCGCCTGGACGCCGCTCGGCCCGGCGCTCCTCGCGGCCGTTCTCGGCGCGCCGATCGAGTGGAGGCGCCGCAGGACGATCCTCCGCCTCGCCGCCGAGGGGGGCGTTTTCCTCCTCGCGGGTTTTCTCTCCGTTCCCCCGCTCGCCCCGCTGCGAACGGCGGCCTTTCTCCTCCTTTGGGTGCCGTTCGGTTTCACGCTCGATCGCCTGTTCCTCCGGCGCGGCGCGATGCTTCGATGGGCGGCGGCGCTCCTTCCCCTGTTCGCGGTGGCGGCGATCCGGCTCCTTCATCCGTGGGCGGTATCCGGAGCGTGGCGTACGCTCGTTCCGGCGATCGCCCCTTCGCGCGTCGTTTTCCTCGCCTTCGGTCCCGCCCCCCGCGCCGATAGGATCGTCCTGCCCGGCGGGGCGGTCGCCTGGTTCGAACGCTCGCCGGAAGGGGACGGCGCGCCGGGCGCGGTGCTTCTCCACGGGGCGGACCGGCGGGGCTCGGCGCAGGCGGCGGCGCAGGCGCTCCGCCGCGCGCTCCGCGACGCGGGTTACGCCGTGCTCGCCGTGGATCATCCCGGCTATGGGGAGAGTCCTCTCCCCGACACGTCGGCCATTGAGACATGGGATCCCCTCCCCGATGAGGCGGCCGCTTTCGATACGCTTCGCGCGATCTGCGGCGGCGCGCCGGTCATCGTGGTCGGGCACTCGATGGGGGTGCGGGAGGCGGTCCGCCTGGTCGGCGCGCGGCCGGACGCCGCGGGGGCGGCCCTCTTCGGGGGGAGCCTGGAGAAGCGAGGGCCCCAGAGTGATTATTGGTACGAGCGCTTCCACACGGACCGGCGCCTCGATCGCCGGATCTCTCGGGAGAAAGTGGACCGGATCTGCGCGCTCTACTACGACACCCTCCCGCTCATCCGCCTTCTTCCGGCGAATCGAACGAGGATTCTCTTCGTCCGTTTCGGCAGGGAGCACGAAGACGTGGAGGCGATGCGGGACGTTCTCTTCGCGCGGCTTCCCGCGCCGAAGGAGTCGTGGGATCTCCTCGGTACGGATCACTACTTCAACTCCGGCGCCCGGATCGGACTCGTGGCGGGGGACCTGCGCGCGATTCGGCGCGCATCGGCCCTGCTGCGGCGATTCCGGGAGGGGACGCCCCGCTGA
- a CDS encoding Na/Pi symporter → MEIPAAEHHRAEPWRSIFPPVFFLCALYLFLASIDLMSVAFKLAGKEFAEHLLHTTSDPLAALLIGFLSTAIVQSSSSTTSIAVGLVAAGTLPLRLAVPIIMGANIGTTVTNTIVSIGHVTRRGEFRRAFAAATVHDFFNILAVLVIFPIEMLWHPVERTALFLEKIFEGFGGIHMVSPLKAVVRPVTEGLAGVFPHTILLLIIALIALFFSLSQMVRIMRGFVFARVEGFFDRVLFRNDAAGFLLGWLLTATVQSSSATTSLVVPLAGTGVLSLRKIFPYTLGANLGTTITAILASFATGNPVAITVAFSHMVFNIMGMLIFYPGKAVPLWMARKAGDLASRSGRSAIIIIVFYACLVLVPLFYVIARVRSGG, encoded by the coding sequence ATGGAGATTCCCGCAGCGGAGCATCATCGCGCCGAACCTTGGCGTTCCATCTTCCCGCCCGTCTTTTTTCTGTGCGCGCTTTATCTCTTCCTCGCCAGCATCGACCTGATGAGCGTCGCCTTCAAGCTCGCCGGGAAAGAGTTCGCCGAACATCTTCTGCACACGACATCCGACCCGCTGGCGGCGTTGCTCATCGGTTTTCTCTCCACCGCCATCGTACAGAGTTCCTCCTCGACGACCTCCATCGCCGTCGGTCTCGTCGCGGCGGGCACCCTGCCCCTCCGCCTCGCCGTGCCGATCATCATGGGCGCCAACATCGGCACCACGGTGACCAACACCATCGTCTCCATCGGGCACGTCACCCGCCGGGGCGAGTTCAGAAGGGCCTTCGCCGCCGCCACGGTTCATGACTTCTTCAACATACTGGCGGTGCTCGTCATCTTCCCCATCGAGATGCTCTGGCATCCGGTGGAGCGGACGGCGTTGTTCCTGGAAAAAATCTTCGAGGGTTTCGGGGGCATCCACATGGTGAGCCCCCTGAAGGCGGTCGTTCGCCCGGTTACGGAGGGACTCGCCGGCGTTTTCCCGCACACGATTCTTCTCCTCATTATCGCCCTGATCGCCCTCTTCTTCTCCCTCTCCCAGATGGTCCGCATCATGCGGGGATTCGTCTTCGCCCGGGTGGAGGGATTCTTCGACAGGGTCCTCTTCCGGAACGATGCCGCCGGTTTCCTTCTCGGCTGGCTGCTGACCGCCACGGTGCAGAGCAGCTCCGCCACCACCTCCCTCGTGGTCCCCCTGGCCGGCACGGGCGTTCTCTCCCTGAGGAAGATCTTTCCCTACACCCTCGGCGCGAACCTGGGGACCACGATCACCGCCATTCTGGCGTCCTTCGCCACAGGGAATCCCGTGGCGATCACCGTCGCTTTCTCTCACATGGTGTTCAACATAATGGGGATGCTCATATTTTATCCGGGAAAGGCCGTTCCCCTGTGGATGGCCCGGAAGGCGGGGGATCTCGCCTCCCGGTCGGGAAGAAGCGCGATCATCATCATCGTTTTTTACGCTTGTCTCGTTCTGGTGCCTCTGTTTTACGTCATCGCCCGGGTGAGATCGGGGGGATAG
- a CDS encoding NAD-dependent epimerase/dehydratase family protein, with translation MSGALVTGAGGFTGGALCRRLAREGGRVAGLVRTRIGADELERIGVEPFVGDLTDPGSIAAAFRGIDVVYHLAAAYRREHASREEFHRVNVEGTRHALDAAEGAGVGRFVHCSTVGVHGDVLRPPADENAPFAPGDHYQRSKLEGELLARERFAAGLPGATVRPVGIYGPGDRRFLKLFRLIDRGAFVMIGSGRGLYQMTHVDDLVEGFLLCGRRPEAIGETFIIGGPPAIPLRELAAAVADALGRPRPRLRLPYRPVYTAAWACDRVCRIFGLTPPLYPRRVTFFHGNRSFSIEKARRLLGYEPAVSLREGLAATAAWYREEGWL, from the coding sequence ATGAGTGGTGCGCTCGTCACCGGCGCCGGAGGATTCACCGGCGGAGCCCTCTGCCGGCGCCTGGCCCGTGAAGGGGGGCGCGTGGCCGGGCTCGTTCGGACCCGAATAGGGGCGGACGAGCTCGAGCGAATCGGCGTGGAACCCTTCGTCGGCGACCTGACCGATCCCGGCTCGATCGCCGCCGCCTTCCGCGGAATCGACGTGGTCTATCACCTCGCCGCCGCCTACCGCCGCGAACACGCCTCTCGGGAGGAATTCCACCGGGTCAACGTGGAAGGGACGCGCCACGCCCTGGACGCGGCGGAGGGGGCCGGCGTGGGCAGGTTCGTGCACTGTTCCACCGTGGGCGTGCACGGCGACGTGTTGCGCCCACCCGCCGACGAAAACGCCCCCTTCGCCCCCGGCGATCACTATCAGCGATCGAAACTGGAAGGGGAGCTTCTGGCGCGCGAGCGCTTCGCCGCCGGTCTCCCCGGAGCGACGGTGAGGCCCGTCGGCATCTACGGACCGGGAGATCGTCGATTTCTCAAACTTTTTCGCCTGATCGACCGCGGCGCCTTCGTGATGATCGGTTCCGGCCGGGGGCTCTACCAGATGACCCACGTGGACGACCTGGTGGAGGGCTTCCTCCTCTGCGGGAGACGCCCCGAGGCGATCGGTGAAACGTTCATCATCGGCGGTCCGCCGGCGATCCCGCTCCGGGAGTTGGCGGCCGCCGTCGCGGACGCCCTCGGCCGGCCGCGCCCCCGCCTCCGCCTCCCCTATCGCCCGGTTTACACCGCGGCCTGGGCCTGCGATCGAGTCTGCCGGATATTCGGCTTGACCCCCCCGCTCTATCCGAGGCGCGTGACCTTTTTCCACGGCAACCGGTCCTTCTCCATCGAAAAGGCGCGCCGGCTTCTCGGTTATGAACCGGCGGTCTCCCTGCGCGAGGGACTCGCCGCCACGGCTGCGTGGTACCGGGAGGAGGGATGGCTCTGA
- a CDS encoding glycosyltransferase family 4 protein, with the protein MALSGGKDRHGDFTGGGGAGKIRVLYLSLHDPRAPLTGSAVRAAGFLRVFARRFDTHLIHFEGSGQPPLPDRPPPRPIEGLRSSTAIPFRRTGYFLYSRGFYRAAVRAAAREKPDLIVCDYGTSALYGLLLRRRGGPPFLYSSHNLEYRGSLDKARSDPRRLLLAPFVYAVERAGVRWAMLTAAINEEEAAHYRRWAAPERVAVVPQGFDEEVFHPFYEPPRNRRKTILFCGNFGIPFNREALRIAAERIVGPVAERLPDVLFRFVGARPPEGAGGPNLEMTGFVDDYPALLRGADLVISPMRRGRGSPTKIIEALACGKPVVATAVGARSLEKDYAGLRIASVEEFPARILEALDRNRPVEAVDFDRLRSRYSWSVIVGELSDRLEGMVR; encoded by the coding sequence ATGGCTCTGAGCGGCGGGAAGGATCGGCACGGCGATTTTACCGGCGGGGGCGGGGCGGGAAAAATCCGCGTTCTCTATCTCTCCCTGCACGATCCGCGGGCGCCCCTCACCGGGAGCGCCGTCCGGGCCGCCGGTTTTCTGCGTGTTTTCGCCCGCCGATTCGACACGCATCTGATCCACTTCGAGGGGTCCGGCCAACCGCCCCTTCCCGACCGGCCGCCGCCGCGTCCGATCGAAGGGCTCCGTTCGTCGACGGCGATTCCTTTTCGCCGGACCGGATATTTCCTTTATAGCCGTGGTTTTTATCGGGCGGCGGTCCGGGCGGCGGCGCGGGAGAAGCCCGACCTGATCGTGTGCGATTACGGCACGTCGGCGCTCTACGGTTTGCTGTTGCGGCGAAGGGGCGGACCGCCATTCCTGTACTCGTCGCACAACCTGGAGTATCGCGGTTCGCTGGACAAAGCGCGGAGCGATCCGAGGCGACTACTCCTCGCGCCCTTTGTGTACGCCGTCGAGAGGGCGGGGGTACGATGGGCGATGCTGACGGCGGCGATCAACGAGGAGGAGGCGGCGCACTACAGGAGATGGGCGGCGCCTGAGCGGGTGGCCGTCGTCCCGCAGGGCTTCGACGAGGAGGTGTTCCACCCCTTCTACGAACCGCCCCGCAACCGGCGGAAAACGATCCTCTTCTGCGGGAACTTCGGCATCCCCTTCAACCGCGAGGCGCTTCGGATCGCCGCGGAACGGATCGTCGGGCCCGTGGCGGAGCGCCTGCCGGACGTGCTCTTCCGTTTCGTCGGGGCGCGGCCCCCGGAGGGAGCCGGAGGGCCGAACCTGGAAATGACCGGTTTCGTCGACGACTATCCCGCCCTGCTCCGCGGGGCGGACCTGGTGATCTCGCCGATGCGGCGCGGCCGGGGATCGCCGACGAAGATCATCGAGGCGCTCGCCTGCGGGAAGCCGGTGGTGGCGACCGCCGTCGGCGCGCGCTCCCTCGAGAAGGACTACGCCGGCTTGCGGATCGCATCGGTCGAGGAGTTTCCCGCTCGGATTCTGGAGGCGCTCGACCGGAACCGTCCGGTGGAGGCCGTCGATTTCGATCGTCTTCGAAGCCGTTACTCCTGGAGCGTCATCGTCGGCGAACTGTCGGACCGATTGGAGGGGATGGTGCGATGA